The Mycobacterium seoulense genome has a window encoding:
- a CDS encoding pyridoxamine 5'-phosphate oxidase family protein: MRLLPLAAEPFTAPAERDMLPSERREFVRTHRTCVLGYRRRNDGPAMSIVYYVPTDEDELLVSTMAGRAKANAVARDPKVSICVLDERWPFSFLQVYADAVVERDPDLIVDVMMAVGWRMSGQQAGVEARPFIRQMAEREDRVVIRCRPYATFATPPRHLHANEQATQLTHWGSSSLPWNGPDPVAR; the protein is encoded by the coding sequence ATGAGACTCTTGCCGCTGGCCGCCGAGCCTTTCACTGCCCCGGCCGAACGCGACATGCTCCCGTCCGAGCGTCGAGAATTCGTCCGCACGCACCGAACGTGTGTTCTCGGTTACCGCCGCCGCAATGACGGCCCGGCAATGTCGATCGTGTACTACGTCCCGACCGATGAAGACGAGCTGCTCGTGTCCACTATGGCCGGACGCGCGAAGGCGAACGCGGTGGCGCGGGACCCGAAAGTGAGCATTTGTGTGCTAGACGAGCGCTGGCCGTTCTCCTTCTTGCAGGTATATGCCGACGCCGTCGTCGAACGAGACCCCGACCTCATTGTCGACGTCATGATGGCCGTCGGCTGGCGCATGTCCGGGCAGCAAGCAGGCGTGGAAGCGCGGCCCTTCATAAGGCAAATGGCCGAGCGCGAAGACAGAGTGGTGATCCGCTGCCGTCCCTACGCGACGTTCGCCACACCGCCGCGTCATCTGCACGCGAACGAGCAAGCGACCCAGCTCACACACTGGGGATCATCGTCGCTCCCCTGGAACGGTCCGGACCCGGTTGCCCGATAG
- the ipdA gene encoding cholesterol ring-cleaving hydrolase subunit IpdA, with product MTDKRTTLDDAVAQLRSGMTIGIGGWGSRRKPMAFVRAMLRTDVKDLTVVAYGGPDLGLLCSAGKVKRVYYGFVSLDSPPFYDPWFAKARTSGAIEAREMDEGMLRCGLQAAAQRLPFLPIRAGLGSSVPDFWEGELRTVTSPYPAPGGGHETLIAMPALRLDAAFVHLNLGDSRGNAAYTGIDPYFDDLFLMAADKRFLSVERVVSTEELVKAVPPQTLLVNRMMVDSVVEAPGGAHFTTAAPDYGRDEKFQRHYAEAASTDEGWQTFVQTYLSGSEDDYQAAVRAFAEEAAK from the coding sequence GTGACCGACAAGAGAACCACGTTGGACGACGCCGTCGCGCAATTGCGCAGCGGCATGACGATCGGCATCGGCGGCTGGGGCTCGCGCCGCAAGCCGATGGCGTTCGTGCGGGCCATGCTGCGCACCGACGTCAAAGATTTGACGGTGGTCGCCTACGGCGGGCCCGATCTGGGGTTGCTCTGCTCGGCCGGCAAGGTCAAACGCGTCTACTACGGCTTCGTTTCGCTGGACTCCCCGCCCTTCTACGACCCCTGGTTCGCCAAGGCCCGCACTAGCGGAGCGATCGAGGCCAGGGAGATGGACGAGGGCATGCTGCGGTGCGGCCTGCAGGCCGCCGCGCAACGCCTGCCGTTCCTGCCGATCCGGGCCGGTTTGGGCAGCTCGGTCCCCGACTTCTGGGAGGGCGAATTGCGGACCGTGACCAGCCCCTACCCCGCACCCGGGGGCGGTCACGAGACGCTGATCGCCATGCCGGCGCTGCGCCTGGACGCCGCCTTCGTGCACCTCAATCTCGGCGACAGCCGGGGCAACGCGGCCTACACCGGGATCGATCCCTACTTCGACGACCTGTTCCTGATGGCCGCCGACAAGCGGTTCCTGTCGGTGGAGCGCGTCGTCTCCACCGAGGAGTTGGTCAAGGCGGTCCCCCCGCAGACCCTGCTGGTGAACCGGATGATGGTGGACTCGGTGGTGGAGGCGCCGGGCGGCGCCCACTTCACCACCGCCGCACCGGATTACGGCCGCGACGAGAAGTTCCAGCGGCATTACGCCGAGGCCGCCTCGACCGACGAGGGCTGGCAGACGTTCGTCCAGACTTACCTGTCGGGCAGCGAGGACGACTATCAGGCGGCGGTCCGCGCGTTCGCAGAGGAGGCCGCCAAGTGA
- the ipdC gene encoding (3aS,4S,5R,7aS)-5-hydroxy-7a-methyl-1-oxo-octahydro-1H-indene-4-carboxyl-CoA dehydrogenase, producing MKLRTPLTEMVGVEHPVVQTGMGWVAGARLVAATANAGGLGILASATMTLDELATAIGKVKAATDKPFGVNIRADAADAGDRVDLMIREGVKVASFALAPKQELIARLKEAGAVVIPSIGAAKHARKVAAWGADAMIVQGGEGGGHTGPVATTLLLPSVLDAVQGTGIPVIAAGGFFDGRGLAAALSYGAAGVAMGTRFLLTSDSTVPDAVKRRYLDAALDGTVVTTRVDGMPHRVLRTGLVERLESGSPVRGLTAAVRNAAKFKHMSQMTWRSMVRDGMAMRHGKELTWSQVVMAANTPMLLKAGLVEGNTEAGVLASGQVAGIIEDLPSCAELIDSIVRDAISHLKAAAALVEPSAVD from the coding sequence ATGAAGCTGCGCACGCCGCTGACCGAGATGGTCGGTGTCGAGCATCCGGTGGTCCAGACCGGGATGGGCTGGGTGGCCGGCGCCCGGCTGGTGGCCGCCACGGCCAACGCCGGCGGTCTGGGCATCCTGGCTTCGGCCACCATGACGCTGGACGAGTTGGCCACGGCAATCGGAAAGGTCAAGGCCGCCACCGATAAGCCGTTCGGGGTGAACATCCGCGCCGACGCCGCCGACGCCGGCGACCGCGTCGACCTGATGATCCGCGAGGGCGTGAAGGTGGCGTCGTTCGCCCTGGCGCCCAAGCAGGAGTTGATCGCGCGGCTGAAAGAGGCCGGCGCGGTGGTGATCCCGTCGATCGGCGCGGCCAAGCACGCGCGCAAGGTCGCGGCCTGGGGCGCCGACGCGATGATCGTGCAGGGCGGCGAGGGCGGCGGTCACACCGGACCCGTCGCCACCACGCTGCTGCTGCCGTCGGTGCTGGACGCGGTGCAGGGCACCGGTATTCCGGTGATCGCGGCGGGGGGATTCTTCGACGGGCGCGGGCTGGCGGCCGCGCTGAGCTACGGCGCCGCGGGCGTGGCGATGGGTACGCGCTTCCTGCTGACCTCCGATTCGACCGTGCCCGATGCGGTCAAGCGGCGCTATCTGGACGCGGCGCTGGACGGCACCGTGGTCACCACGCGCGTGGACGGCATGCCGCACCGCGTCCTGCGCACCGGCCTGGTCGAAAGGCTCGAAAGCGGCTCGCCGGTAAGGGGTCTCACCGCGGCCGTGCGCAACGCGGCGAAGTTCAAACACATGTCGCAGATGACCTGGCGGTCGATGGTCCGCGACGGCATGGCGATGCGCCACGGCAAGGAGCTGACCTGGTCACAGGTGGTGATGGCGGCCAACACCCCCATGCTGTTGAAGGCGGGCCTCGTCGAGGGCAACACCGAGGCCGGGGTGCTCGCCTCCGGCCAGGTGGCCGGCATCATCGAGGACCTGCCGTCGTGCGCCGAGCTGATCGACTCGATCGTGCGCGATGCGATCTCGCACTTGAAGGCCGCGGCGGCGCTCGTGGAACCGTCAGCAGTGGACTAA
- a CDS encoding SDR family oxidoreductase, whose product MTRAEAPDAIDLGLAGRVVLVTGGVRGVGAGISSVFAGQGATVVTCARRAVEGLPYEFHSCDVRDDDAVKALIESIVDKHGRLDVVVNNAGGSPYVLTAESSAKFNRKIIELNLIGALSVSQHANAHMQVEERGGSIINICSLSGRRPSPGTGAYGAAKAGLESLTQTLAVEWGPKVRVNACVVGMVETEQSELFYGDAESIAAISKNVPLGRLAKPEDIGWAAAFLASDAASYISGASLEVHGGGEPPHYLATTNAGAIK is encoded by the coding sequence GTGACTCGCGCCGAAGCACCCGACGCCATCGACTTGGGGCTCGCCGGACGGGTCGTTCTCGTCACCGGCGGGGTCCGCGGTGTCGGCGCGGGCATCAGCTCCGTCTTCGCCGGGCAGGGCGCGACCGTCGTCACCTGCGCGCGGCGGGCCGTCGAGGGTCTGCCCTATGAATTCCATTCCTGCGACGTCCGCGACGACGACGCCGTCAAGGCGCTGATCGAGTCGATCGTCGACAAGCACGGCCGGCTCGACGTGGTGGTCAACAACGCCGGCGGTTCGCCGTACGTGCTGACCGCGGAGTCCAGCGCAAAGTTCAACCGAAAGATCATCGAGCTCAACCTGATTGGAGCGCTGTCGGTTTCGCAACACGCGAACGCTCATATGCAAGTCGAGGAGCGCGGCGGGTCGATCATCAACATCTGCAGTCTGAGTGGCCGCCGGCCGTCGCCCGGCACCGGTGCGTACGGGGCGGCCAAGGCGGGCCTGGAAAGCCTGACGCAAACACTGGCGGTGGAGTGGGGGCCGAAGGTTCGGGTGAACGCCTGCGTGGTCGGCATGGTGGAGACCGAGCAGTCCGAACTGTTCTATGGTGACGCCGAGTCCATCGCCGCGATCTCGAAGAACGTGCCCCTGGGCCGGTTGGCCAAGCCCGAGGACATCGGTTGGGCGGCAGCGTTTCTGGCGTCGGATGCGGCGTCCTACATCAGCGGCGCCTCGTTGGAGGTGCACGGGGGCGGGGAGCCGCCGCACTACCTGGCCACCACGAACGCCGGCGCGATCAAGTAG
- a CDS encoding SatD family protein: MIEVKAEPSIRATLIGDVVGSRRAGDRPALHRRVASALSQVANDAIDPPSFTVGDEFQGSYPTLGGAIDAALTVRLLLVPDVDVRFGLGWGAVTVLDADAGIQDGPGWWTAREAIQQTAKAQRQPGLALVRTTFRAAAETRTDIPAVNAALICRDHLLGSLDERSLRIVRGLMTGRTKRELAAAEGISPSAVSQRASRDGLDLIVLASQYLRGLP, encoded by the coding sequence ATGATCGAGGTGAAGGCTGAGCCTTCAATTCGCGCCACACTGATCGGCGATGTGGTGGGGTCCCGACGTGCCGGCGACCGGCCCGCCCTGCATCGACGCGTGGCCTCCGCCCTGAGCCAGGTCGCGAACGACGCGATCGACCCGCCGTCCTTCACCGTGGGGGACGAGTTTCAGGGCAGCTACCCCACTCTCGGCGGTGCGATCGACGCAGCGTTGACCGTGCGCCTGTTACTCGTGCCCGATGTCGATGTCCGCTTCGGGCTTGGGTGGGGCGCGGTGACCGTCCTCGACGCCGACGCCGGCATCCAGGACGGTCCAGGGTGGTGGACCGCCCGGGAGGCCATCCAGCAGACGGCGAAGGCCCAGCGGCAGCCCGGCTTGGCGCTGGTGCGCACGACATTTCGGGCAGCCGCAGAGACGCGCACCGACATCCCCGCGGTCAACGCGGCGCTGATTTGTCGGGACCATCTGCTTGGATCGCTCGATGAGAGGTCGTTACGGATTGTGAGGGGATTGATGACCGGCCGGACCAAACGGGAACTCGCCGCTGCCGAGGGCATCAGCCCGTCGGCGGTCTCGCAGCGCGCGAGCCGCGACGGTTTGGATCTGATCGTCCTTGCCAGCCAATACCTTCGGGGCCTGCCGTGA
- a CDS encoding helix-turn-helix transcriptional regulator: MAAAPVARHLLRAKDLVDARYYESLSVADLAAAAGLSPAHFSRRFKQTFGESPHQYVLTRRLERAAALLRTTDWTVAAVCIAVGWESVGSFTTSFRRMFGVTPHGYRATFPPAERHVRIPRCVALAYGRPQNRTFREDDGPAKSVASTRDNGSEENR; encoded by the coding sequence GTGGCAGCCGCACCGGTAGCCCGGCACCTGCTTCGGGCCAAAGACCTCGTCGACGCGCGTTACTACGAGTCTCTGTCGGTCGCCGACCTGGCCGCGGCCGCAGGCCTTTCACCCGCTCACTTCAGTCGGCGCTTCAAGCAGACGTTCGGCGAGTCGCCGCACCAGTACGTGCTGACGCGGCGGCTCGAACGAGCCGCCGCATTGCTGCGCACGACCGACTGGACGGTGGCCGCCGTTTGTATCGCCGTGGGTTGGGAAAGCGTCGGCTCGTTCACGACGAGTTTTCGCCGCATGTTCGGCGTGACGCCGCACGGCTATCGGGCTACCTTCCCGCCCGCCGAGCGCCACGTAAGAATTCCGCGCTGTGTCGCGCTGGCCTACGGGCGGCCGCAAAACCGCACGTTTCGAGAAGACGACGGACCTGCGAAATCCGTAGCGTCGACGCGAGACAACGGGAGTGAGGAGAACCGATGA
- the fadA6 gene encoding steroid 3-ketoacyl-CoA thiolase FadA6, with the protein MAEAYVIDAVRTAIGKRNGSLAGVHPVDLGALGWRGLLDRVDVDPAAVDDVIAGCVDAIGAQAGNIARLSWLAAGYPEEVPGVTVDRQCGSSQQAISFGAQAIMAGTADLIVAGGVQNMSQIPISSAMALGEQFGFTSPTNESKQWLHRYGDQEISQFRGSELIAEKWNLSREEMEQYALTSHERAFAAIRGGHFDNEIITVETESGPFRVDEGPRESSLEKMAGLKTLVEGGRLTAAMASQISDGASAVLLASEQAVKDHNLTPRARIHHISARAADPVFMLTGPIPATRYAFDKTGLSIDDIDTVEINEAFAPVVMAWLKEIKADPEKVNPNGGAIALGHPLGATGAKLFATMLNNLERIGGRYGLQTMCEGGGTANVTIIERL; encoded by the coding sequence ATGGCTGAGGCGTACGTCATTGACGCTGTGCGTACCGCGATCGGCAAGCGCAACGGATCGCTGGCCGGGGTGCACCCCGTGGACCTCGGTGCCCTCGGGTGGCGCGGACTGCTCGACCGGGTCGACGTCGACCCCGCCGCCGTCGACGACGTGATCGCCGGCTGCGTCGACGCCATCGGTGCGCAGGCAGGCAACATCGCCCGGCTGTCGTGGCTGGCCGCTGGCTACCCCGAGGAGGTTCCCGGCGTCACCGTGGACCGTCAGTGCGGTTCCAGCCAGCAGGCGATTTCCTTTGGCGCGCAGGCGATCATGGCCGGAACGGCCGACCTCATCGTGGCCGGCGGCGTGCAGAACATGAGCCAGATCCCGATCTCGTCCGCGATGGCCTTGGGCGAGCAGTTCGGGTTCACTTCGCCGACCAACGAGTCCAAGCAGTGGCTGCACCGCTACGGCGACCAGGAGATCTCTCAGTTCCGCGGCTCCGAGCTGATCGCCGAGAAGTGGAACCTGTCGCGCGAGGAGATGGAGCAGTACGCGCTGACCAGCCACGAGCGGGCGTTCGCCGCGATCCGCGGCGGTCACTTCGACAACGAGATCATCACCGTCGAAACGGAATCGGGGCCGTTCCGGGTCGACGAGGGTCCGCGTGAGTCGTCGCTGGAGAAGATGGCCGGCCTGAAGACGCTCGTCGAGGGCGGCCGGTTGACGGCGGCGATGGCCAGCCAGATCTCGGACGGCGCCAGCGCGGTGCTGTTGGCTTCGGAGCAGGCGGTCAAGGACCACAACCTGACCCCGCGGGCCCGCATCCACCACATCAGTGCCCGCGCCGCCGACCCGGTGTTCATGCTGACCGGGCCCATCCCCGCCACCCGCTACGCCTTCGACAAGACCGGGCTGTCCATCGACGACATCGACACCGTCGAGATCAACGAGGCGTTCGCGCCGGTGGTGATGGCGTGGCTCAAGGAGATCAAGGCCGATCCGGAAAAGGTGAACCCCAACGGTGGCGCGATCGCCCTCGGTCACCCGCTCGGGGCCACCGGCGCCAAGCTGTTCGCCACCATGCTCAACAATCTCGAGCGCATCGGTGGCCGCTATGGCCTGCAGACGATGTGTGAGGGCGGCGGCACCGCGAACGTGACCATCATCGAGCGGTTGTAG
- a CDS encoding VOC family protein → MITIANAQFWVHDQDAALAFYTKTLGWEVRADVTMEAWHFRWLCVGPVGQDGVGLVLMPVPGPPMLDAAASAQLTELVAKGAGGTLFLETDDCQAAYDELSARGVEFNDPPTVQAYGIDTSFRDPSGNNIRLTQVLEFDPARGPAGPTTAR, encoded by the coding sequence ATGATCACGATTGCAAACGCTCAGTTCTGGGTGCATGACCAAGACGCGGCGCTGGCTTTCTACACCAAGACCCTGGGTTGGGAGGTCCGGGCGGACGTGACGATGGAAGCGTGGCACTTCCGCTGGCTGTGCGTCGGTCCCGTCGGGCAGGACGGCGTCGGGCTGGTTCTCATGCCCGTTCCAGGGCCGCCGATGCTCGACGCCGCGGCCAGCGCGCAACTGACAGAGCTGGTGGCCAAGGGAGCCGGTGGCACCTTGTTCCTGGAGACCGACGACTGCCAAGCTGCCTACGACGAATTGTCCGCTCGCGGAGTCGAATTCAATGATCCTCCCACCGTGCAGGCGTACGGTATCGACACTTCCTTCCGTGACCCGTCCGGCAACAACATTCGACTCACCCAAGTACTCGAGTTCGATCCGGCACGCGGCCCCGCAGGACCTACAACCGCTCGATGA
- a CDS encoding nitroreductase/quinone reductase family protein, which yields MMSLAPETWPTPLLNTIRTSNKYLLNPLMLRLAGRKNWYAAAIEHTGRRSGKVYTTPIVAERIDGGFVIPLPYGTAVDWLQNVRAAGRATISSQGEKYEVVRPEIIDAGEALPLVSPRRRRTFERVGIEGFLKVKDQPST from the coding sequence ATGATGTCGCTGGCACCGGAAACCTGGCCCACACCGCTGTTGAACACGATTCGCACCTCCAACAAATACCTGCTCAACCCGCTCATGCTGCGGCTGGCCGGCCGCAAGAACTGGTATGCGGCGGCGATCGAGCACACCGGACGCCGGTCGGGCAAGGTGTACACCACACCGATCGTCGCCGAGCGCATCGATGGCGGCTTCGTCATACCGCTGCCCTACGGCACCGCGGTGGATTGGTTGCAGAATGTCCGTGCCGCGGGGCGCGCGACGATCTCCTCCCAGGGCGAGAAATACGAAGTGGTGCGGCCCGAGATCATCGACGCGGGGGAGGCCCTGCCCCTGGTGTCGCCTCGCCGGCGACGCACCTTCGAACGGGTCGGCATAGAGGGTTTTCTGAAGGTCAAAGACCAGCCGTCGACTTGA
- the ipdB gene encoding cholesterol ring-cleaving hydrolase subunit IpdB yields the protein MSSTRAEVCAVACAELFRDAGEIMVSPMTNMASVGARLARLTFSPDILLTDGEAQLLADTPALGKTGAVEGWMPFGRVFETLAWGRRHVVMGANQVDRFGNQNISAFGPLQHPTRQMFGLRGAPGNAINHATSYWVGNHSKRVFCEAVDVVCGIGWDKVDADNPAFRFANTYRVVSNLGVFDFGGPDHTMRALTLHPGVSPDDVREATSFEVHGVDEAGETRLPTDDELRLIREVVDPKSLRDREIR from the coding sequence GTGAGCAGCACCCGCGCGGAAGTGTGCGCAGTCGCCTGCGCCGAATTGTTCCGGGACGCAGGCGAAATCATGGTCAGCCCGATGACGAACATGGCCTCGGTCGGCGCACGGCTGGCGCGGTTGACCTTCTCCCCAGACATCTTGCTGACCGACGGCGAGGCGCAGCTGCTGGCGGACACCCCGGCGCTGGGCAAGACCGGAGCCGTCGAGGGCTGGATGCCGTTCGGGCGGGTCTTCGAAACCCTGGCGTGGGGGCGCCGGCATGTGGTGATGGGCGCCAATCAGGTTGACCGCTTTGGCAATCAGAACATCTCGGCGTTCGGTCCGCTGCAACACCCGACCAGGCAGATGTTCGGCCTGCGGGGTGCGCCGGGCAACGCGATCAACCACGCGACCAGCTATTGGGTGGGCAACCACTCCAAGCGGGTGTTCTGCGAGGCCGTGGACGTGGTCTGCGGCATCGGCTGGGACAAGGTGGACGCGGACAATCCGGCGTTCCGCTTCGCCAACACCTATCGGGTGGTGTCCAACCTGGGGGTGTTCGACTTCGGCGGACCGGACCACACCATGCGGGCGCTGACGCTGCACCCCGGGGTGTCGCCCGACGACGTGCGCGAGGCCACCTCGTTCGAGGTGCACGGGGTGGACGAAGCCGGCGAGACCAGGCTGCCGACGGACGACGAGCTTCGCCTGATTCGCGAGGTCGTCGATCCGAAGTCCCTGCGCGACAGAGAGATACGTTGA
- a CDS encoding cytochrome P450, which produces MRRRPAGVPVYKPDIYSTDAILDPYPHYQRLRDLGPVVWLSKQKAYALPRYAECKAVLRDDKTFLSGRGVSLNPIANRLSRGTTLNSDGDEHDRRRKLVAHRLLPRALRAISDSVDATAAAVVDAALNKGEVDGVTDLAAALPLAVVPDLIGWPRNHRGHLVEWGGATFDVLGPLNWQAVRSTPQALKMLRFASRVVRQRAVLDGSMAHELLRGADEGKLSHRECPPLMVDYLAPSIDTTMGAISSALYLFASHPEQWQLLKEEPALMTNAINEVVRYEPPLRAFARCVGQQAEISNVTMPSGARVLVLYASANRDEQEWAEPDVFDIRRDASRQIGFGQGAHACAGQGLARLETTAMLRALIDRVDRIEVGGTPTWAINNIIRRHEALPLKLVPA; this is translated from the coding sequence ATGCGTCGCAGACCGGCCGGTGTCCCGGTATACAAGCCAGACATCTACTCCACCGACGCGATCCTCGATCCATACCCGCATTACCAACGCCTGCGGGACCTGGGGCCGGTGGTCTGGTTGTCCAAACAGAAGGCGTACGCGCTCCCCCGGTACGCCGAGTGCAAGGCAGTGTTGCGCGATGACAAGACGTTCCTGTCGGGCAGGGGTGTGTCGCTGAATCCGATCGCCAACCGCCTGTCCCGAGGCACGACACTGAACAGCGATGGCGACGAGCACGATCGGCGGCGCAAGCTGGTCGCGCATCGGCTGTTACCGCGCGCGTTGCGCGCGATCAGCGACAGCGTGGACGCTACCGCCGCCGCCGTTGTCGATGCGGCACTCAACAAGGGCGAGGTCGACGGCGTGACCGACCTCGCCGCCGCCCTGCCACTGGCGGTGGTGCCCGACCTCATCGGGTGGCCCAGGAATCATCGCGGCCACCTGGTCGAATGGGGCGGTGCCACTTTCGACGTCCTCGGTCCGCTGAACTGGCAAGCGGTCAGATCAACGCCTCAAGCGTTGAAGATGCTGCGCTTCGCTAGCCGCGTCGTTCGCCAGCGCGCCGTTCTCGACGGCAGCATGGCACACGAGCTCCTGAGGGGCGCCGACGAAGGCAAGCTGTCTCACCGCGAGTGCCCGCCGCTGATGGTCGACTACCTCGCCCCGTCGATAGACACCACGATGGGCGCCATCTCCAGCGCCTTGTACCTGTTCGCCAGCCATCCCGAGCAATGGCAGCTCCTGAAGGAGGAGCCGGCGCTGATGACCAACGCCATCAATGAGGTCGTCCGTTACGAGCCACCACTGCGTGCATTTGCGCGTTGCGTGGGCCAGCAGGCCGAAATCTCCAACGTGACAATGCCATCAGGCGCCCGCGTCCTGGTGCTGTACGCCTCGGCCAACCGAGACGAACAGGAGTGGGCGGAGCCCGACGTCTTCGACATCCGCCGCGACGCCAGCCGTCAGATCGGATTCGGGCAAGGTGCGCACGCCTGCGCCGGCCAGGGTTTGGCGCGCTTGGAAACGACAGCCATGCTGCGCGCGCTGATCGACCGCGTCGACCGCATCGAGGTCGGGGGTACACCGACGTGGGCGATCAACAACATCATTCGCCGTCACGAGGCCCTGCCGCTCAAGCTGGTTCCCGCATGA
- the echA20 gene encoding (7aS)-7a-methyl-1,5-dioxo-2,3,5,6,7,7a-hexahydro-1H-indene-carboxyl-CoA hydrolase, whose product MPITSTTTEPGIVAVTVDFPPVNAIPSRGWFELADVITAAGQDLETHVVILRAEGRGFNAGVDIKEMQRTEGFTALIDANRGCYAAFRAVYECAVPVVAAVNGFCVGGGIGLVGNSDIIVASDDATFGLPEVERGALGAATHLSRLVPQHMMRRLFFTAATVDAATLHHFGSVHEVVPRDQLDDAALRVARDIAAKDTRVIRAAKEALNLIDVQRVNSSYRMEQGFTFELNLAGVADEHRDAFAGTAKGKKA is encoded by the coding sequence TTGCCCATCACATCCACCACCACCGAGCCGGGCATCGTCGCGGTCACCGTCGACTTCCCCCCGGTCAACGCCATCCCGTCGCGCGGCTGGTTCGAGCTGGCCGACGTCATCACGGCCGCCGGCCAAGACCTCGAGACCCACGTCGTCATCCTGCGGGCCGAGGGCCGCGGCTTCAACGCCGGGGTCGACATCAAGGAGATGCAGCGCACCGAGGGATTCACCGCGCTGATCGACGCCAACCGCGGCTGCTACGCCGCGTTCCGCGCGGTCTATGAGTGCGCGGTGCCCGTCGTTGCCGCGGTCAACGGGTTCTGCGTCGGCGGCGGCATCGGCCTGGTCGGCAACTCCGACATCATCGTGGCCTCCGACGACGCCACCTTCGGGCTGCCCGAGGTGGAGCGCGGCGCCCTGGGCGCGGCCACCCACCTGTCCCGGCTGGTGCCCCAGCACATGATGCGGCGACTGTTCTTCACCGCCGCCACCGTCGACGCCGCCACGCTGCACCATTTCGGTTCGGTGCACGAGGTGGTGCCGCGCGACCAGCTGGACGACGCGGCGTTACGGGTCGCCAGAGACATCGCCGCCAAGGACACCCGCGTCATCCGCGCGGCCAAGGAGGCGCTCAACCTCATCGACGTGCAGCGGGTCAACTCGAGTTATCGCATGGAGCAAGGCTTCACGTTCGAGCTCAATCTGGCCGGCGTCGCCGACGAGCACCGCGACGCGTTCGCCGGCACGGCGAAGGGCAAGAAGGCGTGA
- a CDS encoding SDR family oxidoreductase, giving the protein MGVVDGRVVIVTGAGGGIGRAHALAFAAEGARVVVNDIGVGLDGSPAGGGSAAQGVVDEITSAGGEAVANGSNVADWTEAAGLIQTAIDTFGGLDVLVNNAGIVRDRMMANTSEEEFDAVIAVHLKGHFATMRHAAAYWRGLSKEGRTVDARIINTSSGAGLQGSVGQGNYSAAKAGIAAMTLVGAAEMGRYGVTVNAIAPSARTRMTETVFAEMMATQDQDFDAMAPENISPLVVWLGSAESRDVTGKVFEVEGGKIRVAEGWAHGPQIDKGARWDPAELGPVVADLLAKARPPVPVYGA; this is encoded by the coding sequence ATGGGAGTGGTTGACGGCCGCGTCGTCATCGTCACGGGAGCGGGCGGCGGTATCGGTCGCGCGCACGCGCTGGCCTTCGCGGCCGAGGGGGCGCGCGTGGTGGTCAACGACATCGGCGTGGGCCTGGACGGCTCACCGGCCGGCGGCGGCAGCGCCGCCCAGGGCGTGGTCGACGAAATCACCTCGGCCGGTGGCGAAGCCGTCGCCAACGGATCCAACGTCGCCGACTGGACCGAAGCAGCCGGCCTGATCCAGACGGCCATCGACACCTTCGGCGGCCTGGATGTTCTGGTGAACAACGCGGGCATCGTGCGCGACAGGATGATGGCCAACACCAGCGAAGAGGAGTTCGACGCCGTCATCGCCGTACATCTCAAGGGCCACTTCGCCACGATGCGGCACGCCGCGGCCTACTGGCGCGGGCTGTCCAAAGAGGGCAGGACCGTCGACGCGCGGATCATCAACACCAGCTCGGGCGCCGGCCTGCAGGGCAGCGTCGGACAGGGCAACTACAGCGCCGCCAAGGCCGGCATCGCGGCGATGACGCTGGTCGGCGCGGCCGAAATGGGTCGGTACGGCGTCACCGTCAACGCCATCGCACCGTCGGCCCGCACCCGCATGACGGAAACGGTCTTCGCGGAGATGATGGCAACGCAGGACCAGGATTTCGACGCCATGGCGCCGGAGAACATCTCGCCGCTGGTGGTGTGGCTAGGCAGCGCCGAATCCCGTGACGTCACCGGGAAGGTGTTCGAGGTCGAGGGCGGCAAGATCCGCGTCGCGGAGGGCTGGGCGCACGGGCCGCAGATCGACAAGGGCGCGAGGTGGGACCCCGCGGAGCTTGGGCCCGTGGTTGCCGACCTGCTCGCCAAGGCGCGCCCGCCGGTCCCCGTGTACGGGGCCTAA